The following DNA comes from Rosa rugosa chromosome 5, drRosRugo1.1, whole genome shotgun sequence.
GCCTTGCTATTTCAATGATCCAATTGCAAAGTTAAAAACCTTTacgtcttgtttttttttttttttttttttttgaaagaagggctggtgcagctgccctcaagccttgattaatgaaactgttgaatacaaggggggcattgagcctaaacccctgattacaataagcaactagagtatgtcccgaaataatatcaggaatctctacacAATACTTGTAttttaacaagcaccaactagcaaagagcgctctactggctgctccatttgctttgaaatagcagtgacataacggaaagataactcgatatgtaacacgattacaacgtagcataattgccagctttagcacagctttcctactatgttgccgccagatgataaatccgacgacacttagtttcatcctgccactaggcggtagcgaccatttgacaaagcaaataACTCGTTGCCAACCTAGAGCAACTAAGGCACATTGAGTGCATTCACAGGCACAAGGCCCTATTAGTCTTACACAACAAGTGTAGAcacttatttcacgccaaagaCGTGACCAAAATAAATAATTGCAGTAAATAAAAACATAAGTAACATAACTAGCCAAGACGGGGCCCAAAAggagggcccaagcccaagcaacAACCCAAGATAAGGGAAGCCCGCAATCTGCCAGCCAGGCCTGGCCCAAATCCACTACAGCCATCGCCGCCGGACCTTGCAGAAGGCCGCCCCGCAGCTTTCGCCAAGTCGCCGTCAACGATCTGTCACCCCAGATCAGAGCCAAAACCTGCTGAGAAACCATCTTCGTCACACCATGGAGAAGCCATGTGGAAACCCGCCAACCCAGATCGGGATCCGAAGATCCGAACCAGATCGGGCTGCTCCGATTAGCCCCCTGCCAAGCCGCGCCGAAACGCCTCACCGCCGGATCGCCTCCAAATATGAGATTGTATCCGTCGAGTAGACCATCGAAGAGAGAACCAGAAGCCAGCAGCCGCAATTTCCCCTCCTTCACTGACATCCACCGTAATCTCACCGATCGGAACGAGAACGTTGATCGAGAGACCTGGCCTCACACCCAACTCACGCGGAGTCGGCaatggcccgtccgacgacagcgtAGGGGCAATCCACCGGACAGGGGGGAAGACCTTGGTTCTTGCTCTCAGGCGCATACAGCGCGTTCAACAAGCCGAGAGCAACGCGATCTTTTAAACCTTTACGTCTTGTATATCAACCAACAGTGGTAAACTCAGCTagtaattaaaagaaaataatgaaaTGTAAGAATGTAACTATACTCAGGTGAGCCACGTACGCCACCTAATCACCTATAAATCTATCTACCCAGGAGCCAGTAATCTTAATTAATCAGTAAATTCAGCATACGTAATTAGGTGGGCAGCTAATTTATGTTAATTAAAGAGACATTATTTCTATCCTAGCCTGATGTCAGTTTTAGTAATTTAGCAAGAAGTCGATTAACGTAGCATTCAACATTTCAAACCGGCCACCCGACAATTGCTGTAGGCTCATAGCTCTACGTCCTCAAGTCATCATCTTATCTGTTGCTATTTCAAATCACAAGATGACGCACATGATTATGAGAAGGCCTAGATCTCAAATTTAATTATCATGAAATGGTTCCTATAGTACTACAAATCATCTCATAATATGGTGGTTAAACTCTACTGCGGAAAAGATACTGTAGAGAGATCGGTCATGCCGAATTAAAAATACCTCAATGCCAAGATGATATTGTCGTCTCACATACCTCATCTTTGTTCTTATATATAATTTCATCATGATTTTGAGAACTCGATCttataattaagttaagggcccTTGATCCTTGattcaaagcaccaaaattagcCAAATAACACTATTGCTCGTGACTTAATTAAGTAATTACAtgtgccctctctctctctctggatgCTGCTTTTCTTTGGGCATTGAGGGCGAGGTTTTCAGATAAGTCCGAtgggtggcggccggtgaccggaatccaacgaagtctcctatggcttctctctctctctctctctctctctctctctctctctctctctctctctctctctctctctctctctctctctctctctctatatatatatatatatatatataataaaggggtgagggtaaaatagtcttaaaaataaacaaaaaaaaattaattagatATTATGaaagaccttattagagtctttatgggtaaAGGGAGAATTAAAAATACTTAATGAGGTAAgtggaaaaaaatctctaaaattagggtaaatagacaaaaactcttagggggtgtattcaatgcagattttaaaagattttttttgtgtttttataatccatggatttacttaattcacagattgtttaaattctatatggattctgattgattctaatggattgatttactggtatttgttttgattttacaagtccttatgatatttttggtaggttaattttttcttcttctttaaaagcaatggatatatggatccaactataatgctatatcaatgacaaaaaagtgtgtgtgggtgtgtgtgtgtgtgtgtgtgtatatatatatatatggcaatctaccattctttatgttgtgtcaCTTGTGtgtaatgatatatgaataataagagaaaactaatcagccaaaatgttacacaaaaaataaagtagtaaactaatgacataatttatttcatatctaatttacaaaagaaacatgtgtgtatgtatcatcttaacaataccattgaaagtgagtttaattagctagaaggattaaggcttccagagctatagtgataaaaataataaaaattattagatgaaaGCAGAGGCAAaggatagtgggaagataggtctaagacaaaatggatgagtgtcacctattgagagctgtttttttttttttttggtgaagagcttcttcatttttttagtgagaaagaatccatcaaaatctcttgggaagtggttggattgtttttgagttttgatatgtataaaaagcactaaaaaatcctccaaaatccaacatttaatgaaatccttaaaaattcATACTTTTGAATATTTGTAGATTTGAATAGATAATTCTAGGGAAAtatgaccaaaaaaagaagaagataattctagggaaaatgatcatttacccaatttgggGGTTAATTAacgggaaaatgctcatttacccaattttagcttaaaatttgcccatttgctccactaactgttttttaaccccgtttacccaaaacactctaagagattatttcccctttacccaattaattctttttttcttctttttatttatttttgggacttttttgccctctcccccctcaccgatttctctctcctcccccctcaccgatttctctctctctctctctctctctctctctctctctctctctctctctctctctctctctctctctctctctctctctctctctctccagacgacgtcggatttctctctccctccctccatccctccagcaggtcgcccacgacgcctgctctcgccatcgccgcgccgaaactcgtcgtcgtgctctctgctgccaggctcgacgccaagccgacggtcctcgtcactttgaagctcggcgaggccgggtttgaccttctgaaggaatcgacgacggactgaaaactgctatctgctattgtgcagtcataaccataaaagttgtaacattagtgccccccagtagactttgtattgggggccaatgatgactgctttatttattgacggactgaaaactgctattccaaagtaaatgtagtgttaaattgcagtagtcgataaatgaaaaaaattgtgtggcTTGTGTcagtttagtggggggcagtagacagaatattgaccctcataatgtgtgtttttagacattatctgttgttttgagtgtgaataacttctataatctgtgaaacataggaagcggtgtaatgtttgatggtctattggggggcagtagacacattagtgccacccaataatgtctttcttaggagacagtaatcatctcttgttgattataaaatgatcattttggttttgtttgtgataaagtgcaatacactgtgaatccttgaaactggtgcaagaatccttgaaactggtgcaagttttaatggtttagtggggggcagtagacacattactgcccccaaataatgtcttcatacgaagtcagaacccttcacttaactatcattgacagattattgtactttaataaactcaaaacaacataagacttatcaaaactctaatttcagtgattaattaaccacagttaagaaattagtgggcggcaataatctgtctattaccccccaatagaccacagttttgacgtcgtccgagacctgcaagcgaagcccagacccgattccggcgtggtgcttcggagcttcccggacatctgacgaacaaaaccggcgaagcccagaggggttgggatcgtggagttagatggcgtcatcctctggtggtccgacggtgggacagagcggcggcggtggaggccgacatcgacAGTGaagtggtgggcgtggtggcttagagagagagagagagagaaagagcctgagacgaggttagagaaagagagagagagaaatcgatgagggggaggagagagagatatgagtgtaatttgttaattaaaatgagggcaatagtgtcaaacactgttagattgggtaaatggggttaaaaaactcttggtggagtaagtgggcaatttttggccaaaaattgggtaagtggtcacggccccgttaattaaccccacttacccaaacactctaagagattgcccacttacacaatattttatatatatttttccctaatacccaattaagtattttttttattactttttatttatttttaggacaaatttgtcctctccttctttgtcacttagagagagaagtcatcggagaccttgctgaactccggtgaccggcggccggccgcggactccggtgacggGAATCCGGCAACTGGTGACCTGAATCAGGCCATCGGAccggtagccggattctggcctccgattttattgccccctagtaatacccaataatcatattattaccccccaataaacatattattgcccctcaatacttattttattgtctcccaataatcatattattgcctcctaataatcatattattaccctccaataatcatattattgccctccagtgaattgcataaactccaataatcatatttttttttccttccccattctcggagctcacagtataccaacaaaaaaaaaaaattggccacccagaaaatgatctgggcaccaAATCGGAGCAAACTTCAGCcttccaccccccccccccccggccaGGACTTCCTCTCTACCAATCCTTCCAActgccacctcctcctcctcgtcgGCGACTGCCAGGGCCACATCGCCTTCCTCGACCTCTGCCACAAGTCTCAGTCCTCTGGTTCGACGCCGACACCACCAACAACTCCGGCCTCGCCGTCCAGGCCCGACCCGAATCCTACCTCCTCGCCGCCATCTCCGGACTCTCTTTCCTCTCCGTCTACGACCCCAACGCGTCGTCCAATCCAATTACGAGATCGAGAAGTTGCCGAGTTTGTTGCACGAGACGAGAACGACGATGGCGACGAAGCCGCAGATGGTAGAGGCCTAGGACTCGACGATGGAGTAGGCGGCGGTGATGGCCGAGAAATGCCCATTGGGCTACGAGGCCTAGGGATCGACTACGGTGGTCTGGGTGAGGAGGCggatgtgtgtgtttgtgtgtgagagagagatgaatgtaatttattaattaaaatgaagTCAAAACTGTCAAtaaatgttagattgggtaaatgggagtaaaaaactcttagtggagtaagtggtcaatttttaggctcaaattgtgtaaatggtcttTCTCCCATAAttctaaatcttaattgaatacatcaacatttaaaaaaattatttaaaatctcaattgaatactcATAGACTTTcagaaaaaaaatctaatcttgtagactcttaaatgaatacacccccttaAGTTGGGTTAACCAAAgttacaaaagaaaacaaacattcAATTAACTATAATTAAGAGCTATAATAATACAAAGTATGTCCTGCCTAGTGTTTATCCTCTCCCATTATCCCATCCTAATTTAACAAGGCTATTGCAGGACTAAAGACAACTTAAATCCCACAAATCATGTACATAAACCAAACAAATACATATAATCAACCCAAGCTTGAGCATACATACACATGATGACAGATTCATAGACTATATATACACAATTAGCTAGAACTGATTAATGGCAACCATACGAGACGGGCTGAGAAGATGATAAGACCCATAACGCTTAGCAAATCCGCAACCTCGAGAAATCTTCTGATCATCACCACCGCAATCCTCCATTTCCAGCAGCACCTTGTAGAAAACTTCAACGTCACAAGGAAGCACGAGAGGACCTTTACTATGGTAACCGAATTCGGACTCGGCTTCTTCAAGCAGCAACTTGAAGAGAGGATGGTTTGCGTACTCGGTTTTCACCACAAACCTTTGCTTTTCAGGTCCCACGTAGACAGAGAAACAGCCTTCTGGTGCCACCTGGCGGCGGTGATGACGACGATGATCATCATCCATCGTGTAGAGGTCGATGTGAGGACAGGATTTGCTCTTCTTTGTAAGAGCAGGCACGGCCGCAGAGGAAGTAGTACTATTGCTAGTACTACTACTCTTGCGGCCGATGGATTTGCATCGCTCCCATGTTTTGGTGATCAAGCCCTTCTTACCTTTCTCCTTCATTACTTACAATGAATAATCactacaaaaaaagaaaagaaaaaaagaagaagatgtaTATGGAAGTTAGGCTCAGAAACCACACACAACACCACCCTTCATACTTTTATTATGAATAGAGTAAAGGCTTAATTCAAGGATCAGATCGATCGGCTGGGCGCTAACCCCTGTCATAGACCAAATAAACCATGACTTTCACCCTGGGCATCATTGTATTACTCATACTTTCTGAACAAGCAAATAAATTAAGCAGAAAAAGACTAGCTCCCGGAAAATTAGAATGGGGAATTTATGAATAAGAGGTGGACTGGTGGAGTAGGTGTTTTCGGAGAAGTGTAATGAAGAATGGTGGTAGGAGGAGGATAAAAAGGAAGAGGGAATTGGGTAAAAGCCTCACGAGATAAGCTCTAGCTCTGTGAAGCCGTAGCTTGCTTTGCGTCTTTGCTGGGCAAACTCTCAGCATGGGAAGGAGGTATATATAAAGCCCACATGTATCATATTTTATTCTTAAATTGATCGACCCCTCCACTTGTCTCTACTCTTTAGTGATGCGCCCACTTGTCAAAGCCAGAGAGCTGCCTATTTAACTATGTTTCCCTCTACAATTTCTAACCTAGTTTTGGGTCAACCCTATTTTACTTAGGTTTTACGTGAACTTTTATAGCAAAACAGAGGTTCTGGTGAAGAATTTACTGTGTGAGAGGCTTTATCGCATTCGCACAACCACAGACCGGCATCAACGTACTCATCGTTCCACTGTCTTCGCTGGAGTTGGTTCGTTGGACTGATCCAGCAAGAAAGAGAAAGGGTCTGAGCTAGGGATATACGAGCGATAATTAGAAAAGGTGAAACGTAAGGATGAACAAAATTCTTATGCAAAAATAAAAAGTAGGTaaaaaaacatcaaaaattcGCAATTCTCAGTCCGAATACTGACTGAGTGGGTGTGTTACTAACTCGCTAACGTAACCGAGGTGACTTGTTATCTCACTCCCGATCAAAAAAGAGAAATTCGCAATCAATACATATGGTGAAACAAAGGGAGGAATGAAATCTTTACATTTTATAACCTCAAAGTGCTATTTGTTGTGAGTGAAAGTTAAACTTACAGCAAAATTAAAATTTACCGAAAAGACAATGATATGGGCTTCAATGAGCAACATAATTTTTACATAATTTTGAACAACATGAATGGCTCACGTTAGTTGACCAAATAATGAGATCCATGTGTCAGACCTAAGGCCGCCACATTAGCGCTACTTAACGAAAAAGCGTGTGTCCGATCATATTGAAAACATCGAAACGATTGAGTTGCTAATATTGAATAGTAAATTGTGGAAATGTAATATGCATGGTTTGAGATAGGTGTAAATAAAATGGAACATATTTTATAGATAATTTGAATGACATAATCAAAACCCCAAGCTATAGCTATGTCATACTGTGGAAATTGGGCAGCCATCATAAATACAAACAGATCATTTTCAACTAAGATCAAGTTACCCTGTCAATTTCCATGGTCTTCAATTTCAACGGCCAAGTAGCCAAATTGACATATATCCTTCTCCAGCTAATGAAATTTTaggaaataaagaaaataataatatcgTGGGTTTCAGATCGTGCTAGCAATCAACTAATCACCATTCGCCCCAAATTGACATATATAATAGTACCTCTCATTATTGATtttgttgaaagttgaaaccagCAGACAGATCGATCGATCGACAATTACATTTGGGTTCAGCCTATAGTACGTAGTGCATGCATGTGAGGGCTTGGAAATTAGTCTTCGTTATAGAAGCAGAAAACGAAAACCTAGCCTGTAATTCAAGATCCCTAGCCAACCCCGTTCGATCTGTATTTCACGTGAAAACTACGTATACAAACCTAGTAGTATAGCATGGTAAAATCACCAACAGTCTGTACGTACGTTAGcttcagtatatatatatatatatatatatatatatatatatatatatagaatcattctcaggtgcggatatccgcacctaagaaaaaaggtgcggatttccattttttccccactttccgatcacattttcacatcttagccgttcagtttttaggtcctaatgtatagatcatctctacaaaatttcagccaaatcggtgatcgttaaggcatccaaaactgcaatttacacgaacggaccgaatctgccgaaccggaaccgttcgtgtacattgttgtaaattgcagttttggatgccttaacgatcaccaatttggctgaaattttgcagaggtgatctatacattaggacctaaaaactgaacggttaagatgtgaaaatatgatcggaaagtgggtcaaaactggaaatccgcaccaatgaaaaactgcggacgtccgcagtggagaagacctgtatatatatatatatatatatatatacacacacacacacacacacacacacacacacacacatacaatGAAGAGTGAGTTTCATACGGAGAGAACTTAATGGGAGGTGAAAGCCTTAAAAAGAACTATATAAATTTTTTGGTTTacttgacatgaatttgatAGGGCAATTACCTTGATCCGGCcactgtgagccccggaaaatttatcgagcttaaattgagatcgttcaacaaattatttatttacgatctcggtaattatcaaagtgctcgagaatattttcagaaatttttgtACAGTGAAATCCTCGATTTAAGGATtagataataaagtacacgtcatgacgagttcgtggaaattttcggagaagTTTTCGGATACTCAGGCTATTTATCGTGGCTATCcgaagttttgggattttgaaaattaattcaaaaaaataGAAGACAGGTGGAGCGATCCTAGCCATCCACCTCTTCCACCGCTTCATCAGGGACGTCCACTGTTAATTGAGtcagtttatatatatgtgtctTGACCCGTAGGAACACCAGAAGTGTCGAGAAAGGgagagaaccagagttctctgacccgaaagagagagagagagagacgacccGGAAGGGAAACCCGACCAGAGGGACGCCGTCCGGCCCCCCACTTCGGCGCACGGCCACCAGTAGCTTCGTCTCGTCGTCGCCGTCACGCCTGTGGCCTTTGATCGCCCATGCACCGTACGAGGAGGGAGACTCGACGGTGAGAAGCAGCGACTGCTCCGGCGAGTTTctgcgattccggccaccatctggCCTGTAATTGGTATTAAACCTCatctcctcttcatggtatACATGCCTGTGTAATTAGTTTTCAAATTTGATCACGTTTTGACGATTTCGTTTCTGGGTTCATCTCGGTTCTGCCGTGTTCTTCGTtaccggcgacttttccggctcTCCTTGGCTTGGTCTCGGCCTCAACTGCAACTGTAGACAAGGAATTGGGCAGTTGGCTGGGTAGATCACATTGACATCCTCAGTTCATCATCAGCCTAGTTTCCGCAAGGAGTTGTGTAGTTTGGTGGTTTGAGGATTTCTTTGCAGATTGTAGTACTTGAGGTAATATCGAGATTTTGATGGAAATGTTTCTGTTTGTTTGGCTGGAAAATCGATT
Coding sequences within:
- the LOC133710193 gene encoding auxin-responsive protein SAUR71-like, translated to MKEKGKKGLITKTWERCKSIGRKSSSTSNSTTSSAAVPALTKKSKSCPHIDLYTMDDDHRRHHRRQVAPEGCFSVYVGPEKQRFVVKTEYANHPLFKLLLEEAESEFGYHSKGPLVLPCDVEVFYKVLLEMEDCGGDDQKISRGCGFAKRYGSYHLLSPSRMVAINQF